From the genome of Pseudoxanthomonas sp.:
CGGGGACGTGGAAGACAGTGCCGGTTTCGCGGAACAGGTCGATGCGATGCTGCAGCGTCGCCGGCAGTTCCATGTTGGCCACATATTCCCAGTACGGCGTGTCGCGCCGTTCGGTGGCGTGGTAATGCAGCACCACGAAATCGCGCACATGCTGCAGCTCGTCGTTGAGCTGAGCGTTGTACTCGTCGACGGCCACCTGGGTGATGACCTGCGGGAAGGACCGCATCAGGTTGACGATGCCGCGCTGGATCAGGTGGATGGTGGTCGATTCCAGCGGCTCGATGAAGCTGCCCGCCAGGCCCAGCGCCACGCAGTTCTTCTCCCAGCATTTCAGCCGACGCCCGGGGCGGAAGCGCACCGGCCATGGGTCCTTGATCACCTCGCCCTCGACGCTGGCCAGGAACTCGGCCTTGGCCTGGTCGTCGCTCATGTGCTTGCTGGAATACACGATGCCGTTGCCGACCCGGTGCTGCAGCGGAATCCGCCATTGCCAGCCCGCCTTGCCGGCAATCGCACGCGTATACGGCACCGCATCGCGCACCGCCGTGGTCTGCATGGCGATGGCGCGGTCGTTGAGCAGCCAGTGCGACCAGTCCTCGAATCCCACGCCCAGCGTCTGCCCGATCAGCAGCGCGCGGAAGCCGGTGCAGTCGATGAACAGATCGCCTTCGATCACGTCGCCGCGTTCCAGGCGCAGCGCGGCGATGTTGCCGCTGGCAGCGTCGGTCAGCACCTCGACGATCCTGCCTTCCACGCGCCGGCAGCCATGCGCCTCGCTCAAGGCCCGCAGGAAGCGCGCGTAGTAGCTCGCATCCAGGTGGTAGGCATAGTTCATGTGATGGCCAGGCACGTGCGCGAAGCGGTCGGCCAAAGCCGCTTTCAATTCGATGCAGTAGTCGTCGTAGCTGCCGGCCAGGCCGCGCTCGCGCCCCTTCAGCCAGAAATGCTGGAAGCCCGCGCTCCAATGGTCCTTGCCGGTGGCGCCAAAGGAATGGATGTAGCGGTGCTGCCGCGTGCGCCAGTTCTCAAACGAGATCCCCAGCTTGATGGTGCCTTGGGTGGCGGCCATGAACTGGCGCTCGTCGATGTCCAGCAGCCGGTGGAACGTGGCCAGTGAGGGAATCGTCGCTTCGCCGACGCCGACCGTGCCGATCTCCTCGGACTCGACCAGCGTGACCTGCACGACCTTGCCAAGCACGCGCGAGATGGCGGCCGCGGCCATCCAGCCGGCGGTGCCACCACCGGCGATCACGACGCGCCGGATCGGCGTTGTCTGCGGACTGTCTGTCATGCAACTGCTTCCTCTTGGGGCGTCAGCGATTCAAGCGCTGTAGCAGGCGTGCGCGCAGTTCGCGCGCGCGGGTTTCATCCATCGGCGCCAGCGCACCACGGGCCTCGGCCGCGATGTGCGCGGCGGTGCCGGCGTCGGCATCGAACACGTAATGACGGAACACCTCGCGCCAGTGTTCGCGCTCGTGCGCGGGCAGGTCGCGCACGCTCAACAGCGCCAGCATCAGCGCGTTCATCGGCGAATCCATGTAGGCCGGCGACTGCCGCCACCAGTAGTTCACCAGGATGTTGAACGGCGCCAGCCCTTCCATGTGATGCCACCACAGCGAGGGAATCAGCACGGCGTCACCCGGCTCCAGCACGGCCACCTGCGCGTGCTGCAGTGCCTGCGCGAAACGCGGATGCTGCTGCAGGTCGGGCGCGGCGAAATCCACCAGGCTCACCGCCTGCCCGGCCGGCGTGCGGTCCAGCGGGCCGATATACAGGTTGCGCAACTGGTCGGGCGGAAACAGCGTCACCCTGCGCCGGCCCGCGACCACGCAGGCAATGTTGTCGGGCACGTCCTGGTGCGCCGCGATGCGGGTGCGATTGCCGATCCAGATGCTGGCCAGTGGCGTGTGTGCGCCGAGATCAAGATCGTTCTCCGCGCGGAAGCCGGGCAGCCAGGTATCGATGGTGGTGGAGCCCACGTAGATCGCCGGTGGCGTGGCCTGTTCCAGGTATTTCAGCAAGGTGTCCAGCACCACCGGAAGCGGCACCCGCTCCTGGCGGAAATTGAAGCCCTGCTGGTCCTGCGTGTAGAAGAAACGGCCGCCCGATTCCGGCGCGGCGACCGAGGCCACGACCGGATCGGGCCGGGCGAAGCGCCGTAGATAGTCCACCGCGGCCTGTGCGGACACCGCACCGGCCCGCGCCATCGGCCAATCCCTGACCAGCCCACGCAGTACCAGCGGACGGCCCGCGGCCAGCAGCGCCGGATCCAGCGCGTCTGGCGCCAGGCCATGACGCTCCTCGATCGGCGCGGCGTCAGCCAGCGACGGCATGCGCGTGCTCCATGCGGCCGATCAGATCCCGCAGGTGCGCCATCGAGGCCACCGCCATGAAGATCGGCTCCAGATACCCCGCCTGCGACAGCGCGTGCAGCGCGACGGCGTCCAACGCACGTAACCGTTCCTCGTGGATGGTGTAGCAGCCGGTCAGGCGCCCGCTCTGCCCACCGGAAAGCTTGATGTCCAGCACGAAGGATTCCAGCAGCGCATGCGCAAGCAGTGCGTCGATGAAGGCAGCATTGCCGGCCAGCCCTTCGTGCAACGTGCGCAGTACCGAGGCGATGTGCTGCAGCAATGGTGTATGGCCGCCATGTTCGAGGAACAGCGGCTCGCCGGCCGGATCGATCCGCGGATGATCCAGGTCCACGTGCAGCAGCGGCTCGCCCTGCGCATCGTGGCCGATCGCGAACGGCTGGCGCTCGATTGCCAGTGGCAGGTAATGCGCATCCCAGCCGTCGCCGCGCAGGAACACGTTCTGTCCCGGCTGCAGCCCAAGCAGCGCCAGCGGGTGGAAGACGCCCTGTCCGTCCTTCTGGAACACGATCGGGTAATACGCCTGCAGCGCACGGAACTCGCCCGGGAAGGTCACCACCGACATCACCTCGTCGCCCAGGCCGGCGCCACGCCGGGTGCTGACGCGCAGGTCGCGATGGTCGA
Proteins encoded in this window:
- a CDS encoding cupin-like domain-containing protein codes for the protein MPSLADAAPIEERHGLAPDALDPALLAAGRPLVLRGLVRDWPMARAGAVSAQAAVDYLRRFARPDPVVASVAAPESGGRFFYTQDQQGFNFRQERVPLPVVLDTLLKYLEQATPPAIYVGSTTIDTWLPGFRAENDLDLGAHTPLASIWIGNRTRIAAHQDVPDNIACVVAGRRRVTLFPPDQLRNLYIGPLDRTPAGQAVSLVDFAAPDLQQHPRFAQALQHAQVAVLEPGDAVLIPSLWWHHMEGLAPFNILVNYWWRQSPAYMDSPMNALMLALLSVRDLPAHEREHWREVFRHYVFDADAGTAAHIAAEARGALAPMDETRARELRARLLQRLNR
- a CDS encoding SapC family protein: MPRHALLNNIDHRDLRVSTRRGAGLGDEVMSVVTFPGEFRALQAYYPIVFQKDGQGVFHPLALLGLQPGQNVFLRGDGWDAHYLPLAIERQPFAIGHDAQGEPLLHVDLDHPRIDPAGEPLFLEHGGHTPLLQHIASVLRTLHEGLAGNAAFIDALLAHALLESFVLDIKLSGGQSGRLTGCYTIHEERLRALDAVALHALSQAGYLEPIFMAVASMAHLRDLIGRMEHAHAVAG
- a CDS encoding tryptophan halogenase family protein, translating into MTDSPQTTPIRRVVIAGGGTAGWMAAAAISRVLGKVVQVTLVESEEIGTVGVGEATIPSLATFHRLLDIDERQFMAATQGTIKLGISFENWRTRQHRYIHSFGATGKDHWSAGFQHFWLKGRERGLAGSYDDYCIELKAALADRFAHVPGHHMNYAYHLDASYYARFLRALSEAHGCRRVEGRIVEVLTDAASGNIAALRLERGDVIEGDLFIDCTGFRALLIGQTLGVGFEDWSHWLLNDRAIAMQTTAVRDAVPYTRAIAGKAGWQWRIPLQHRVGNGIVYSSKHMSDDQAKAEFLASVEGEVIKDPWPVRFRPGRRLKCWEKNCVALGLAGSFIEPLESTTIHLIQRGIVNLMRSFPQVITQVAVDEYNAQLNDELQHVRDFVVLHYHATERRDTPYWEYVANMELPATLQHRIDLFRETGTVFHVPGELFAENSWIQVMLGQGITPRHRHPAPDLMGDAELRQFLDGIGKRVSDVVEKLPAHMEYLRRYCPAVPPALAGAGA